One window from the genome of Candidatus Didemnitutus sp. encodes:
- a CDS encoding lactonase family protein — MSRLIAYVGTYTREGGRGIVVLEFCCTSGRFLCELQQLGAEDPAYLALHPTRDVLFCVNEVRSLGVAATGGVCEFEVDAATDRLTFRRQWPSGGMTPSHLAVDPRGEWLAVANYRGANVALGQLGPSGHLIDLQPRWAFAGSSVHPERQLQAHPHQVVFHNTGVLTPALGADEVVWHALAGSGIATTKLPPGTGPRHLAMAPDGRHCFVLCELSSQLAVLAVGARGEPMELLALHSTRDRSDGPNQTAAIRLHPNGRFLFCSNRGDDTVAVFHLGDGAQVKLIQVVPTGGRWPRDLAITPDGRWLIVANQHAGELAVLPINPDTGELGRCSERWPIIAPACVLLRKSAG, encoded by the coding sequence ATGAGTCGGTTGATCGCCTATGTCGGCACCTACACGCGCGAAGGCGGGCGCGGCATCGTCGTGCTGGAGTTCTGCTGCACGAGCGGACGCTTCCTTTGCGAGCTCCAGCAGCTCGGCGCCGAGGATCCCGCCTATCTGGCGCTCCATCCGACACGCGACGTGCTGTTTTGCGTGAACGAAGTTCGATCGCTCGGCGTTGCGGCGACGGGCGGCGTGTGCGAGTTCGAGGTGGACGCGGCGACGGATCGGCTGACGTTCCGGCGCCAGTGGCCGAGCGGCGGCATGACGCCTTCGCACCTCGCCGTCGATCCGCGCGGAGAATGGCTCGCCGTCGCGAACTATCGCGGCGCGAACGTCGCTCTGGGGCAACTCGGCCCGAGCGGTCACCTGATCGACCTGCAACCGCGCTGGGCGTTTGCCGGGAGCAGCGTTCATCCGGAGCGGCAACTCCAGGCGCATCCGCACCAGGTCGTTTTCCACAACACCGGCGTGCTTACGCCGGCGCTCGGTGCGGACGAGGTCGTCTGGCATGCGCTCGCGGGCAGCGGGATCGCGACGACGAAGTTGCCGCCGGGGACCGGTCCGCGGCACCTCGCGATGGCCCCGGACGGTCGGCATTGTTTCGTGCTGTGCGAATTGAGTTCGCAACTCGCGGTGTTGGCGGTGGGCGCCCGCGGAGAGCCGATGGAGTTGCTGGCGCTGCATTCGACGCGCGATCGGTCCGATGGCCCGAACCAAACCGCCGCGATCAGGCTGCATCCGAACGGCCGCTTTCTCTTCTGCTCCAATCGCGGCGATGACACGGTCGCCGTCTTCCATCTCGGCGACGGAGCGCAGGTGAAACTGATCCAAGTGGTGCCGACCGGCGGGCGCTGGCCGCGCGACCTCGCAATCACTCCGGACGGCCGTTGGCTGATTGTGGCGAATCAGCACGCCGGAGAACTGGCCGTGCTGCCGATCAATCCGGACACGGGCGAGCTGGGACGTTGCTCCGAGCGTTGGCCGATCATCGCACCGGCGTGCGTGTTGCTGCGCAAGTCAGCGGGCTAG